The proteins below come from a single Miscanthus floridulus cultivar M001 chromosome 1, ASM1932011v1, whole genome shotgun sequence genomic window:
- the LOC136464100 gene encoding uncharacterized protein, with product MAAFMRLHPPTFDSAEDDPLLADDWLHTIIKKLNAVRATNEEKVILATHQLVGATSEWWENYQDAANEPEAITWQEFMEKFCEYHIPEGIMEIKAEKFYSLRQGPMIVNQYIRKFMKLARYAPEDVNSNKKKKKCFRRGLNASLREQMLTHIYPDFNTLMNHTILLEEERVKGEGERKRKFLIQCARQQERTQ from the coding sequence ATGGCCGCATTCATGAGACTTCACCCACCGACATTTGATAGTGCAGAAGATGACCCATTGTTAGCCGACGATTGGTTGCATACCATCATCAAGAAATTGAATGCAGTAAGAGCCACCAATGAAGAGAAAGTTATTCTAGCCACTCACCAACTGGTAGGAGCCACTAGTGAATGGTGGGAGAACTACCAAGATGCAGCTAATGAGCCAGAAGCTATCACTTGGCAAGAATTCATGGAAAAGTTCTGTGAATACCACATTCCAGAAGGGATCATGGAGATAAAGGCAGAAAAATTTTATTCACTAAGACAAGGTCCAATGATAGTCAACCAGTACATCAGGAAGTTTATGAAGCTAGCACGATACGCACCAGAAGACGTCAactccaacaagaagaagaagaagtgtttTAGAAGAGGACTCAACGCATCCCTACGAGAGCAAATGCTCACTCACATCTACCCAGACTTCAACACGCTGATGAACCACACCATTCTATTGGAAGAAGAACGTGTCAAAGGTGAAGGAGAACGGAAGCGCAAATTTCTGATACAATGCGCTCGCCAGCAGGAAAGAACACAATGA